The sequence CTGTAGGCCCACCCTTCACCGGCCTCACGAAATGTATGAACATCGCGACCGTGAGTTGTGGACACGAGGTGCACTACGCCATCACGAGCTGCCCCAGCAAACATGCTGTTGTCGGGGCTGAATGACATGCTGTATACGCAGCAGACCACGTCACGCAGTCGAGCAACAACGTGACCGTCGCTGATCCGCCAGAGAGTTATTCCGTCGGGTGATAGAGTCGCCAACTTCTCGCCATCGGGACTGAATGTGATGGTGGCATAGCCAACCCGCGGAAGCGACCGAACCAGCATGCCGGTGGCCGAATCCCACAGACGCACAATCCCGTCCTCTCCAATGGTCGCAACCCGGGCATCATCCGGGGCGAACACAAAATCCCGAAGATATCCGTTCGCCACCGGCCACTCACGCAGCACCGCGAGCGACGCAATGTCCAAGAGTCGTAGTCGACCATCGTCGGTCGGCACAGCCATAACCTGACCTTTGTGATCCAGCGCTACTCTTGACAGGTTACGCTCGCTCGGCAGAAGCGAGTGCACCTGCCGTCCCGTCTTCACATCCCAGATCTTGCCACCCCCATCGCCGAGTGTGATCGCGAAGCGGCCATCGGGCGTAAACAGCACTCCGCTGAGGCCTGCCATCCTCTGATCGCCATGGCGGAGAATGACTTTGACATACGGCGCTCGCAGCGCCCGTCTCAGCGCATCCCACACAGGAGGGGTCTGTGCAGTTCGACCGGCCTCGACGGCATACATCAAACCGCGCAACGCGTCTCCGCGTCCTTCAAGAGTCCTTGCAGCTTGATCAGCGAGATCTTGCGCTCGAGTGATCCTCATTCGTTCTCTAGCCACAAGCGACTGCTGCGCGGCGACCAGGAAACCGACGACTGCAACGACAGCCAACAAAATGACTGCCTGTATGCGCCTCTTGTCACGCAGGCGCCGGGTCCTCTCGTCCCTAGCGTCCTGATCTTCTTGATCGCGACTCGCCACGAGAAACGCCGACTGATCAGCATTCACGTCGCCACGATATTGTTCCGCCCATGCCTCCGCCTGGGACAGACGAGCACCTCGGTACAACTGATGCGGGTCGCGTTCAGTGGCGAGCCACTCAGTGGCGGCCTGATGCACCCGACGCTCTATCAAGATGGCCTCCCGATCTTCATCTAGCCAAGCTTGTAGGAGCGGCCAGTTTCGGATCAGGGCTTCGTGGGCAACTTCGATAACATCGTGCTCTACCTGCCAACGACCGAGCGATAGGCTGTGCGTGGCTTGGGGTGCGAGCGTTGGGGCTTGAGTAACAACGAGGAGCCGCTCGGCGAGCAGCGTATTCAGCACCTGTTCAGCCAATTGCCTGTCTGTGCCGAGTTGCAGGATGGCATCCTTCGGAATTCGGCGACGAGTTTCCACCGTCGCTACGCCCACATGTGTCAGGCGGACGAGCAGTTTTCGGGCGAACAGTTGACCCTCTGGGCTCAGACCTCTGAATACTGCATCGGCATGGTTCTTCAGAGCACCGCCGACGCCGCCGATGTCTCCATATGCACGGTGCGTGAGAGAAGAGCCATCACGGCGCTCCCACAACTGGAGGAGTGCATGTCCAAGCATCGGTAGTCCCCCTGGCTCGTCGACCACGTCGCGCAGAATTCTGTCAACGAGTCCGCTTTCAAACGTCAGGCTAGATGCCTTGGATGGCTTCTCGACAACATCCCGCAATTGTTGTTGTCCAGGGCGTGCGAGCACCACCTGATGCTGCGATACCCACTCAACCAGTTCCTCGTATTCGAGGCAATGAGGATAGAAGTCACTCCGAAGGCACAGGAGCAGTCGGACGCCATACGGGCCGCGACTCCTCGCTGCAGTGACAAGTGAAGTGATAAATGCCAGTCGGCTTTCACGTGTCTTGCTGAGAGTGAACAGCTCTTCGAATTGATCGACCACGATTAGCGTGTGCCTGTCGTGAGGGGCCGACAGCATCGCCAAGCAATTCGCAAGGCCTTCTGGGCCCACCTTCAGCGACAGCTCACATTGATCCCTCAGCTTGAGCTTTTCAGACGGTGAAAGGTCTGATTCGAGATCCGGAAGAGCGTTGGCCATCTCGGCGAATGGACTCTCGCCAGGCCTACAGATAGCCACCCGCCAGCCGTGAACCCATTTGCCGTCGGAGTAGAAGCGTCCACGCTGCAGTGCCGGAACCACACCTGCGTGAATCAACGAGGTCTTTCCAGATCCAGAGTCACCAATGACGGCAACTACTGAGCTGTCCTGCAAGGCGTTTAGAGTCGAGTGCACCTCTGCATCACGCCCAAAGTACAACGCGCCGTCCTCCGCCGAGAACGGTAGCAACCCTAAGAAAGGACAGCGCTGCGAGACTGCCTCGGGCGCGATTGGTATTGCAGGACCCTGAAGTTCCGCCACCAGAGTCCGAATCGCGTTGTCAGCCTGGGCCGGTGCCCTGAGATCGACCCACTGATGCTGTTGCAAGAATGCCGGTAGCAAATCCGGCTTCGCGCCATGACCAAGGACCGGGTAGATCCTGAAGCTCGGATCCTTCGCGTTCCGATCGATCGCCAGACGCAGTTCTCGGTCGACCCAACCGGAAATGCCGTTGGTACCAATGTAGATGACGAAACTTGATGATCTAACGAGTGCAGCTTCGAGCTCCGACGCCCAGAGCTTCCCAGGCTTCAAATCGTCAACGTCAAGCCAGACTTTTATCCCGGAAGCGCGAAGGGTGCGAGCGAGCGTTCGCGCGGACTCGGCTTCAAGACCCTCGTGACTTAGGAACACGTGCGAGGTGTCGCCCATCGCCGTGATCACGGCGCAACGGCCCAGATCAAGGAGGTGAGCACCAACGAAGCTGTGTGGGCGATGGTCATGGACTGGGGCTCATCAGTGGTGGAGGCTGTCTAACGCATGTTGAGAGCACGCCCCTGCTGCGATCGTGCGGTCGCGAACCAAACGTGAACCCCCAGCAGGGGAGGGCCCTCATGAGATGCTCGACCAAGTATGTGGGGCTGGACGTGCACTAGGCAACCACGGTCGCGACGGTCCGGGAGTCCAGCGGCAGGATCATCGCCCCCTGCGTCCTCCCGCAACCCCAACGACAACCCCAACTACCAACCACCGCGCGCCCCGGTCAGTCCTGCCGGGGCCGCGGCGCTCTGGCTAACCCCCCGGAGAAAACGAGGGAAGAACCGGTTGGCTGATTCGTCCGGCCATCCACCACCCTCAGACGGAGAGTTACGCCCATGTCACGCTGCTTCAACCGCGCCACCCTGATCGGCTACCTGGGCGCCGATCCCGAGATCCGGACGCTCCCCGGCGGCGGCCGGGTCGCGCATGTCGCGCTGGCGACCACACGCCGCTGGAACGATCGCGACGGGAAGCTGCGGGAGAAGACCCAGTGGCACCGCATCACCGTGTGGGACAGCCTGCCCAGCACCTTCAACTTCGTGGAGACGTACGTCCGGAAGGGCGACCGCGTCTTCGTGGAGGGCGAGATCGACTACCGCTCCTACGAGGACCGCGACGGCGTCGTGCGCTGGTCGACCGAGATCCGCGCGTCCGAGGTGCTCGCCGCAGGGGAGCTCAGCGGCGGCGAGGGCAAGCGCGCGGCCGGCAAGCCGTCCGCACGCAGCGAGTCGGGTGCCGTCCAGATGTCGGCGCTGTGAGGTACCGATGATCAACATCTCGATGTATCCCGACTTCAGCTGGTCCCACTCGCGGGATCGCGCCCTGATGGAGTGCGCTCGCGCCTACTACTGGCGCTACTACGGCAGCCACAACGGGTGGCAGTCCGATGCTCCCGAGAGCACCCGGCTCGCGTACGCCCTCAAGCAGCTCACCACGTTCCCGATGATCGTGGGCACCGAGGTGCACGCATGCGCCCGCGACTACGCCCTGGCTGTCCAGCAGGGGAGCACGCGGCCGACCTTCGACGTGATGCTCGCGCGCGTTTCCGACGCAATCAACCGCGCGGTGCTCGGCTCTCACCACCGCGGGGCATTCCTCCGCGATCCGAAGCGCGTGGTGATGCTGCAGGACGCGTGGCACTCCGGCCGCAACGAAGCCGCTGGCTTGGCGCCGGCGCTGACGAAGGCCCGGCTCTGCCTGCGCAACCTGGAGCGCGCGGAGCTGTGGGAGGAGCTGGAGCAGTGCCGCCCCGAGTGGGTGATCGCTCCCGAAGGCCCGGAGGCGTTCGTTCACGAGGGGTGGCCCGTCTATGCCGGTCCCGACCTGGTCTATCACCCCGACGGCAAGCGCGTTGTGATCCTCGACTGGAAGACGGGGGACGCTAGCGACGCCGAGTTGCAGATCCCGCTCTACGCGCTCTACTGCCGAACCGTCCTCGGGATTCCGTACCGGGATGGCGAGTGGTTCGGCCGCGTAATCAACTTGGCCACGGGAGCAGACACGGGGCAGGAGATCACGAAGCTCGACCTGATGCAGGCCGCGGAGCGCGTCCGGCAGAGCGTGGGCGCCATGCACGCGCTGCTGGCGGACGTCGATACCAACCAGCCTCGCGCGATGGAGGCGTTCCCCGTCGCCGAGCCGGAGCGGCGACGGTCCTGCCAGTACTGCCCGTTCTTCACCCTCTGCGAATCGGAGTTGGCCCAGGTGTGACCCCCCAGCTCTCGCTCTTCGACTGCGACAAACGCTGGAATGCGAGACGAGAACACTAGGTTTCTTCCTCATACTCAAACGACGGGCCTTCTATCGAATTCACCCGGCATCGGTGGATCTACGTCCCAATCCTCTTCGTTCGCCCTCTGTCCGATCAACGTCCAGACATCCTTCTCGAAAGGCATCGTCCCCAAGGCCGCCGGATCGGAGGGGGGAAGCTCGGGCTCCGCCTCACCTAACGCCTGCAGGACAGCACGGCAGCGCGCAAGCTCCCACCAGCGCGCATGTGGTGGTCCATCCGACCAGGCCCAGCGGTAACCTTTCAGGGCGTGGTCTCGCGCCCCCGCCGGATCGCGGAGGATGAGATAGGTCTCTGCGAGGGAGACATACGGCGGCTGCGCACTGTCCTGGAGCCGATCGCAGATTTCGATCGCACCTTCGATGTCGCCGGTCCTTGCCTTCGCGAAGGCGAGCCGCGCTTCGAGCCCGGCGACCGGTATCCCGCCTGCCTGGGTGAGCTCGATGGCTTGCTCGAAAGCGGTGGCCGCCAGAAGTGCATCCCCGCGTCGGAGCGTTAGCTCACCGCGAATGCTAAGCAGATCTCTCATTGATGCCTTGTTGTTGCCTTGTCGCGCAACGGCCTCTGCTTCCGTTAACTCGATGTCTGTCAGCATATTTTGACGAAATCTCAACCAGCACAGCACTCGCTCAGCCTCACCAGGCCGGTAGATCGCTCGCAGCCGTGGTGTCGGGAGCCTCAAGTACTCATTATGGGCAACCTCGGCCTCAGCAACCATGCCTGTCAGGTCGTAGTACTCGATCAGCTTCAGGTACGTGCAGGAGGTACAGGCGTCTCTCCGTTCGTCCTTTAAACCAGATTGGAACCTCTTCGCGATAGAAAGGGCAAGTTTTATTGCAGAGAACATCGAGGCGATATGATTCTCAGCGCAAAAGCTCGCTGCGAGCCCCAAGAGATCCACCCACACGCTATATATGTCCGCTCGTTTAAGGTCGATCCTGAGTGCGGCAAGATAGCTCTCGTGCGCGTCTGAGAATTGGCCGATCTGGAACAACGAATTCGCCACGTCGGTCAATAGGAACGATTGAAAGTGTGATTCAGCCGGGGAATGCGTGAACCCGCGTGGAAATAGAGGCTGGAGTATCAACAGTACGTCGAGGGGCGCCTCGACACACAGGAGAGCCTGCGCGAAATCCCCAATATAGAATTTCACGGCGGCCGAATGTCGTTGCGCCTGAATGAGCGCCCGGAACACATCGACACTCTGCTGGAGATCGGCGACAGTTCTGGCTTCGCTGAATTGGTCAGGAGGCCTGCTTTGGAAATGATCGATAATGCGGTTGCAGATGGCGGCTCGATCAGTGTCCTCCAAGATATCGAATGCATAGCCGCGGACGACCGGATGGAGATCGTAGCTGTTCTTTTTCCGGTCCCACTGCAGCAAGCCACGCCTCTCCAAGTCGTGCAGCGCCGAGACGAGTTTCGGCAGATACTCCCGGAGTTCTTCAGGCCCCCAGAACGCCGGTGCGGCGCGGTCGTGGGCGACTTCAGCATCATCTTCATCAGCCGCAGGCTCGCCAGCGGCTTCTGGAAGGGGAGGGAGAAAGGGATTCAGAGCTACGACCGTTTCGAATGGGACCGCGTGGGAAAAAGCGGCAATTCGATTGAGGAGCTGTCGCACGCCGGGCTCAAGGCCGGTCAGCGCCGCCGCAAGGATGTGCGTCCGGCGCTGCACGAGATCGAGTCTGGACAGGTGGAGAGAGGCACCACCCTGCGGATCCCCGACCCAGCGGTCGAAATTGCCGGGGTCGTGGACGTAGTCGTTAACCAGACCTGCCGTGATGCCGATGAGGAGCGGGTGGTTGTCGAAGTGCCTCGTTAGGTAGCGGCGGATCGCTTGGTCACCGCTCCGTATACCGAGATCGCGCATCATCGTGAGCGCGTCGTCCGGGTGCATGCCGACGAGTCGGTGGTGCATCACGCCGGGAAGCGGTTGACCCGCCTTATTGGTGAGCGTCGATGGCATCAGGCGGGAGGTAACGAGCACCTTGGACGGCGAGGCCGCAACGAGCTGGCGCAAGAGGTCCGCGTCTGAAGGCTTAGTGCAGGCGCGATGGTCGACGTCCGAACGCACCTGGTCGTCTCGTAACTGGGAAGCATCGAGCCGGTGGTACGCGACTAGCACTCGCTCGAATCCGTCGAGCACTAGCAGGAATGGCTCCTCCTTCAACGCGTTCAAGAGCAGGACGGCGAGCTCAGTGGTTTTCTTCCCGCGGATTTTATGGAACTGGAGTCCCTTGGTGTACGCCAGTGCGTACGCAGCGAACTCCGCCATGTCTGCGCCGCCTTCGTAAAAGCTGTACCACAATACGCCGGCCAAGTCGGGGCGGACCACGCGCGCCTGCTCCTGGGTCCATCGCCAGGCCAACGAGCTCTTTCCCATACCACCGATCGCCTCAACCACCATCATCGGCTGTTCGCTCGCTGCCCAGTCGTCAAGCAGGCTCAACTCCGCGTGTCGGCCGACGAACTCGTGACCCGAGACGAAGTTAGGAATCGCCAAAGGCTTGGGAGGCGAGGGAAGCCCTCGCTTTTCCGCGACCTGCCGGGTGGTTCGTGCCTTCTCTTCCTGCGTCTCCACGGCCACAAGGCTGCTCCGGAACTCGGCCATTGACTGCAGCACGAGACTCTTGAGGCTCTCCACAGACGAGAACTGGGCTGTAATCGAACGCGCCTGCGCGTCTTCCCGAAGCGCATGCAGCTTGGCCCGGTAGGCTTCTACCGTCTCGACGTTGCCCAACTGCGTTGGATGGTCGTCGCTCATCAAGAACATATAGACGGGGATGCCACGGCCGAGTGCACGCCGGTATTCCAACTCGGTAATGGAAAGCTGATTCGGATTTCGCCGTGAATCGCGAGGGACACCACCGTAGCGGTGGCTTACAATCCCCACATAGGCGTATGCCCGGTCAACCTTCTCGTAAGATGATGCAATGACATCCTTTTGTGCGATTGCGGAGTCGAACTCCATCCCGATCGGGTAGAAGCCGAGACGAAGCAGTGCATCGACAACGGCTTTGCGGTGCTCGATCAGGTCCTGAAAAGTGCCGCTGACAATAACATCAGGGTGATCGGGCACATTGTTGGGCTTCTCCATCGTCACCCCTCGGTACAATGAATTTGTAGGAGGTCCTGCTCCGGAGCCAGAACCTATTCTGTAGGATTTCTCCTCCCAATATTACGCTTTCAGCCGCGCCATCAGCTCCTGTCCACAATCGGAGGAAACGCCTTCTTGTACACGGTGCCACCCTTGATGACGGTCGACGCATAACGTAGAAGAAGCGCACAATAATTCAAGAGAAGCGGATGTCGAAATCGGACCCATCCTTGCCGATAATCGAAACCGCAAGCGGGGACTTTCCGGTAGGAGCCGACGAGTTGGAAACCTCTCTGGGGCCGCGCTCCCCTATCCCGCTGTCGCCCTCGACGTCGGCGGGAAATCGCCAGGGGTACACGACGGGGTGCCCGGCCGTCTTCGGTGACCACCGGGGTGCGCCTCTCCACCAGCTCGCTCGCCGGCGTGCGGCGAGCGAGCCGTGGGAAGGTGCCGCGATCAACTGCGCCGACCTCCCCCCACGACCGTTTCCCATGCCCCCACCTTCTTCCAACCTCCGCACATAGGCCCGAACTGGAGCGGGCTGCGCCCGCAACCACGTGATCCGCGCGCGGCGGCCCCGCCGCAGACCGAAGCGAGCGAGCCCGACGCCCCTGTCGCCAGTGGCGGGGTATCAGCAGGGACAGATCGTTGACGTCCCTGTGTTGACCCGCCTCCATGAACGCGCGGCGGCGGCGCACGCCTCCTATCAGGTGATGCGTGACCTGTTCGAGGATCTGGAGAGGATTGCGGGCGTGGAGCACCGGCGCGGGCGCTCCTTCTACGGCCTGCGCAGGCAGGCAACCGA comes from Longimicrobium sp. and encodes:
- a CDS encoding TIR domain-containing protein; amino-acid sequence: MGDTSHVFLSHEGLEAESARTLARTLRASGIKVWLDVDDLKPGKLWASELEAALVRSSSFVIYIGTNGISGWVDRELRLAIDRNAKDPSFRIYPVLGHGAKPDLLPAFLQQHQWVDLRAPAQADNAIRTLVAELQGPAIPIAPEAVSQRCPFLGLLPFSAEDGALYFGRDAEVHSTLNALQDSSVVAVIGDSGSGKTSLIHAGVVPALQRGRFYSDGKWVHGWRVAICRPGESPFAEMANALPDLESDLSPSEKLKLRDQCELSLKVGPEGLANCLAMLSAPHDRHTLIVVDQFEELFTLSKTRESRLAFITSLVTAARSRGPYGVRLLLCLRSDFYPHCLEYEELVEWVSQHQVVLARPGQQQLRDVVEKPSKASSLTFESGLVDRILRDVVDEPGGLPMLGHALLQLWERRDGSSLTHRAYGDIGGVGGALKNHADAVFRGLSPEGQLFARKLLVRLTHVGVATVETRRRIPKDAILQLGTDRQLAEQVLNTLLAERLLVVTQAPTLAPQATHSLSLGRWQVEHDVIEVAHEALIRNWPLLQAWLDEDREAILIERRVHQAATEWLATERDPHQLYRGARLSQAEAWAEQYRGDVNADQSAFLVASRDQEDQDARDERTRRLRDKRRIQAVILLAVVAVVGFLVAAQQSLVARERMRITRAQDLADQAARTLEGRGDALRGLMYAVEAGRTAQTPPVWDALRRALRAPYVKVILRHGDQRMAGLSGVLFTPDGRFAITLGDGGGKIWDVKTGRQVHSLLPSERNLSRVALDHKGQVMAVPTDDGRLRLLDIASLAVLREWPVANGYLRDFVFAPDDARVATIGEDGIVRLWDSATGMLVRSLPRVGYATITFSPDGEKLATLSPDGITLWRISDGHVVARLRDVVCCVYSMSFSPDNSMFAGAARDGVVHLVSTTHGRDVHTFREAGEGWAYSTMFSQDGRLLVTGGYRGAKVWNVTTGAQLAVLPLQGAFQSMSVRPDGQQVVIATDQAAIVWNALDGLVSGTLTRFFENSLGWNNVSYSPDGELIAISAERGTARLWASDFESELPVLRGGTSDIVGASFSPDGSKIIGIDFDGVLRLWSADGALIAQAKLRPGPNRTNTFNEVYFAPNGRFILVRQQFSDGVRAAVWSTEPFAPVPGLDGGRWGVDGNSFSPDGTSILVDDGGIVRKIDLETRGVKSTFKCAGKEINTPRFSLDGTRIVAICGNETVNVFDARYGRLLREFRVADLGNPIFSPDARKVALVGNGVVSVWDVEGTRGKLSQIEGLHPEEFQIDWSPSGDHILVTQEGRLARVFDAETGRVLVTFRGHDANVTTARFSPDGQFVVTASVDGTARLWDAQTGQTLSVLRGHTSYVQHAEFSLDGRKILTASSDGSARQYYATFKGLFEAASARLPINLSNEEWAWIRDR
- the ssb gene encoding single-stranded DNA-binding protein yields the protein MSRCFNRATLIGYLGADPEIRTLPGGGRVAHVALATTRRWNDRDGKLREKTQWHRITVWDSLPSTFNFVETYVRKGDRVFVEGEIDYRSYEDRDGVVRWSTEIRASEVLAAGELSGGEGKRAAGKPSARSESGAVQMSAL
- a CDS encoding PD-(D/E)XK nuclease family protein; the encoded protein is MINISMYPDFSWSHSRDRALMECARAYYWRYYGSHNGWQSDAPESTRLAYALKQLTTFPMIVGTEVHACARDYALAVQQGSTRPTFDVMLARVSDAINRAVLGSHHRGAFLRDPKRVVMLQDAWHSGRNEAAGLAPALTKARLCLRNLERAELWEELEQCRPEWVIAPEGPEAFVHEGWPVYAGPDLVYHPDGKRVVILDWKTGDASDAELQIPLYALYCRTVLGIPYRDGEWFGRVINLATGADTGQEITKLDLMQAAERVRQSVGAMHALLADVDTNQPRAMEAFPVAEPERRRSCQYCPFFTLCESELAQV
- a CDS encoding DUF4062 domain-containing protein, whose amino-acid sequence is MEKPNNVPDHPDVIVSGTFQDLIEHRKAVVDALLRLGFYPIGMEFDSAIAQKDVIASSYEKVDRAYAYVGIVSHRYGGVPRDSRRNPNQLSITELEYRRALGRGIPVYMFLMSDDHPTQLGNVETVEAYRAKLHALREDAQARSITAQFSSVESLKSLVLQSMAEFRSSLVAVETQEEKARTTRQVAEKRGLPSPPKPLAIPNFVSGHEFVGRHAELSLLDDWAASEQPMMVVEAIGGMGKSSLAWRWTQEQARVVRPDLAGVLWYSFYEGGADMAEFAAYALAYTKGLQFHKIRGKKTTELAVLLLNALKEEPFLLVLDGFERVLVAYHRLDASQLRDDQVRSDVDHRACTKPSDADLLRQLVAASPSKVLVTSRLMPSTLTNKAGQPLPGVMHHRLVGMHPDDALTMMRDLGIRSGDQAIRRYLTRHFDNHPLLIGITAGLVNDYVHDPGNFDRWVGDPQGGASLHLSRLDLVQRRTHILAAALTGLEPGVRQLLNRIAAFSHAVPFETVVALNPFLPPLPEAAGEPAADEDDAEVAHDRAAPAFWGPEELREYLPKLVSALHDLERRGLLQWDRKKNSYDLHPVVRGYAFDILEDTDRAAICNRIIDHFQSRPPDQFSEARTVADLQQSVDVFRALIQAQRHSAAVKFYIGDFAQALLCVEAPLDVLLILQPLFPRGFTHSPAESHFQSFLLTDVANSLFQIGQFSDAHESYLAALRIDLKRADIYSVWVDLLGLAASFCAENHIASMFSAIKLALSIAKRFQSGLKDERRDACTSCTYLKLIEYYDLTGMVAEAEVAHNEYLRLPTPRLRAIYRPGEAERVLCWLRFRQNMLTDIELTEAEAVARQGNNKASMRDLLSIRGELTLRRGDALLAATAFEQAIELTQAGGIPVAGLEARLAFAKARTGDIEGAIEICDRLQDSAQPPYVSLAETYLILRDPAGARDHALKGYRWAWSDGPPHARWWELARCRAVLQALGEAEPELPPSDPAALGTMPFEKDVWTLIGQRANEEDWDVDPPMPGEFDRRPVV